The Amycolatopsis sp. DG1A-15b genome contains the following window.
CGACGACTGCCTTGGTGAAAGGGCGTGAAGGCCGCCTCGGGGAACTTCCTCGAGGCGCCCTCCACGAACCGGTGATCAGGCCTTGCCCTCGCGCCACAGGTTGGTCATCGGCAGCCGCCGGTCGCGGCCGAAGGCCTTGAACGTGATCTTCGTGCCCGGCGGGTACTGGCGCCGCTTGTACTCGGCCTTGTCGACCATCCGCACCACGCGGTCGATGGTCTCCGGGTCGAAGCCCGCGGACACCAGGTCGGCGTACCCGCGGTCGCCCTCGACGTAGTCGTCGAGGATGTCGTCCAGCAGCGCGTAGTCCGGCAGCGAGTCGGTGTCCACCTGGCCCGGCCGCAGCTCGGCCGACGGCGGCTTGGTGATGGAGTTCTCCGGGATCGGCGGGGTCTCCCCGCGTTTCACCGCTTCGGCGTTGCGCCACCGCGCCAGCTGCCACACGTGCGTCTTGAAGACGTCCTTGATCGGGGCGAAGGCGCCGACCGCGTCACCGTAGATCGTCGAATACCCGACGGCGAGCTCGGTCTTGTTGCCGGTGGCGAGCACCAGGTGACCGTCCAGGTTGGACAGTGCCATCAGGAGCATGCCCCGCGTCCGCGCCTGGATGTTCTCCTCGGCCAGGCCGGTCAGGGAGAGCTGGTCGACGTACACGCGCACCATGTCCTCGACCGGCTCGACCCGGTAGTGCGCGCCGATCCGCTGCGCCAGGTCGGCGGCGTCGTCCTTCGAGTGCCCCGACGAGTACTTCGAGGGCATCGAGACGCCGTAGACGTTGTCGCCGCCCAGCGCGTCCGCCGCCAGCGCCGCGCAGACCGCCGAGTCGATGCCGCCGGAGAACCCGAAGGTCACCGACGAGAAGCCGTTCTTTTGCACGTAGTCCCGCAGCCCGACGACCAGCGCGTGCCACACCTCGGCCTCGTCGGACAGCGGCTCGCTGATCACCGGCGTGGCCGTCGGCTCGTACGCCGGCAGCGGATCCTCGTTCAGCACCCGCCGCCGGACGTGCAGGCCTTCGAGCTCGCCGTCGGCGGCGTGCCCGCCCGCGGCGAGGTCCATGTCCAGCACGAGCAGGTGCTCGACGAACTGCGGCGCGCGCGCCAGCAGCGTGCCGTCCGCGCCGACGACGAGCGAGTCGCCGTCGAAGACGAGGTCGTCCTGCCCGCCGATCTGGTTGGTGTAGACCAAGGGTGCCCCGGCTTCGGCGGCGCGCCGGGCGATGAGCGGCAGCCGCTGCTCGTCCTTCGACCGCTCGTACGGTGACGCGTTCGGCGCCACGACGAGGTCGACGCCGGCGCGGCCCAGCGCCGAGACCGGCCCGCCGTCCTGCCAGAGGTCCTCGCAGATGACCATGCCGATGTCGAGCCCGTGGAACCGGACGACGTCGAGCGTCGTGCCCGGCTTGTACCAGCGGTGCTCGTCGAAGACCCCGTAGTTGGGCAGGTGGTGCTTGAACTGCCGGGCGACGACCTCGCCGCGGTAGAGCGCCGCGGCGGCGTCGCGCGGGCCGACCTCGTCGAGGTCGAGGTAGCCGAGGTAGGTGAGCACTTCGCCGCACCCGGCCTCGTCGAGGCGGCGCGCCAGCGACTCGACGCCCTGCCGCGAGGCGGCCGCGAAGGTCTTGCGGAGCGAGAGGTCCTCGATGGGGTAGCCGGTCAGGGACATCTCGGGGAAGACGACGACGTGCGCGCCGGCTTCGGCGGCCCGCCGCGTCCACTCGACGTGCAGATCGGCGTTGCCGTCGAGGTCGCCGACGGTGGGGTTGACCTGGGCGAGTGCGATGCGCAGTTGCGGCATGCCGCCATTCTGGCTCACGGTCACCCGGAAGGCCGAGCGAATGTGGGCGAAATGCCACGCTCAGGCCGAGGCCACGGCGTCCCGGTGCTTGAGCTTCGCCATCCGGCCGTCCGGGTGGTGCCAGACGACGCCTTCGAACTCCGGGTGCGCTCGCAGCCACGTCATCAGGCCGTCGAAGTGACGCGGGACGTCGCCGAACTCCTCCGCGGTGGCATGGGGCACCAGCCGGTGCTCGCCGAGCTGCTCCGGATCGCCGTTGACCTCCGGACCGCACAGCTCGTAGGTGCCGGGCGCCGCACCGGGAAGCCGCTCCCGCGCCTCCTCGAAAAGCTTCGCGAACGCCGACTGCCCGACCGGCTCCCAGCCGACGGTCTTCCCGGTTTCGGGGTCGGTCTGCACGGCCTCGAACCCCTCCGGTGCCGCCTTGGCCGCCTTCTCCGCGCGCCGCGCCCACCGGGTGCCGGACTCGTCGAGCCGGGCGCAGGTGCCGTCGTCCTTGCGGGCCCGGGCCGGGACAAACGAGAAACCCCCGCCCGGCGAACCGGACGGGGGCCTGCCGACGGAAGCGGCTACTTCCGCTTGATCATGCTCCGGACCTTCTTGATGGTCTGCTCGAAGTCCGAATCGAACGGGTTGTCGTGCACCAGGTACGTCCACGTCGTGTTCGCGCGCCGCACGCCCGCGTCACCGAGGTCGATGCCCTCGTCGGTCAGCTCCGCCTCTTCGAGCGTCTTCGCGGCCCGGGAATCGGCCTCGCCGATGATCTTGTGGAACTCCGGGATCGCCGCGCGGTGGAACTCGTCCAGCGGCGTCTCGCGGGCCAGCGCGCGCAGGTGGATGCTCTCGCGGACGTCGGTCAGGTACGCCAGGTGGTCGGACCACAGCTGGTCGATGTGGAACAGCAGCACCTCGCGGCACATCTGCTCCAGCTTGTCCTGGTCGTCGAGCTTCTCCTTCAGCTCGCCGAACTTCTCCGGGTGCGCCTTCTCGAGCTGCTCCGCCGCGTACGCGGTGCGAAGCACCTTGTCGCGGTGCACCAGCAGGTCCCGCCGCTGCCGCTCGATCAGCCGCGTGTAGCGCCAGGTGTTGCGGTGGATCTCCAGGTCGACACCCTCGGCGACACGCTGGGCGTGGTTGAGCTGCCGCAAGGCCGCCGGGTCGGTGATCTCGCCGGTCTCCTCGTCGTCGGTGATGCCCTCGGGCA
Protein-coding sequences here:
- a CDS encoding NAD+ synthase, which gives rise to MPQLRIALAQVNPTVGDLDGNADLHVEWTRRAAEAGAHVVVFPEMSLTGYPIEDLSLRKTFAAASRQGVESLARRLDEAGCGEVLTYLGYLDLDEVGPRDAAAALYRGEVVARQFKHHLPNYGVFDEHRWYKPGTTLDVVRFHGLDIGMVICEDLWQDGGPVSALGRAGVDLVVAPNASPYERSKDEQRLPLIARRAAEAGAPLVYTNQIGGQDDLVFDGDSLVVGADGTLLARAPQFVEHLLVLDMDLAAGGHAADGELEGLHVRRRVLNEDPLPAYEPTATPVISEPLSDEAEVWHALVVGLRDYVQKNGFSSVTFGFSGGIDSAVCAALAADALGGDNVYGVSMPSKYSSGHSKDDAADLAQRIGAHYRVEPVEDMVRVYVDQLSLTGLAEENIQARTRGMLLMALSNLDGHLVLATGNKTELAVGYSTIYGDAVGAFAPIKDVFKTHVWQLARWRNAEAVKRGETPPIPENSITKPPSAELRPGQVDTDSLPDYALLDDILDDYVEGDRGYADLVSAGFDPETIDRVVRMVDKAEYKRRQYPPGTKITFKAFGRDRRLPMTNLWREGKA
- a CDS encoding DUF5565 family protein, whose amino-acid sequence is MQTDPETGKTVGWEPVGQSAFAKLFEEARERLPGAAPGTYELCGPEVNGDPEQLGEHRLVPHATAEEFGDVPRHFDGLMTWLRAHPEFEGVVWHHPDGRMAKLKHRDAVASA